The proteins below are encoded in one region of Ferroplasma acidiphilum:
- a CDS encoding HesA/MoeB/ThiF family protein, translated as MDMKRYSRQIVLKQIGEANQKKLLEKTILIIGLGGTGSAAAEMFSRLGVKKLILVDRDRIEITNLHRQILYDMDDLKEYKAETAAKKLQKINPDVEVEFHNSAFDSSLAYMVNSADLVFDGTDNMTTRFIINDACDKYGIPWVFTSAIEMYGEFKAIIPGKTSCYACFNSEPAELPSCEVTGVLNTVPALIASYGVNLAVKILLDYGIDGSIYFIDAFNFEINKINVERNSKCRCCHDKDYKYLGKEYSGIGKSILL; from the coding sequence ATGGACATGAAAAGGTATTCGCGGCAAATTGTTTTAAAGCAAATTGGAGAAGCTAACCAGAAAAAGCTTCTCGAAAAAACTATTCTCATAATTGGCCTTGGTGGCACCGGGAGTGCTGCGGCAGAGATGTTTTCACGATTAGGAGTTAAGAAGTTAATACTTGTGGACAGGGACAGGATAGAGATTACAAACCTTCACAGGCAGATACTTTATGATATGGATGATTTGAAAGAGTACAAAGCGGAAACAGCAGCAAAAAAATTGCAGAAAATTAATCCTGATGTGGAGGTTGAGTTCCATAATAGTGCTTTTGATTCCTCTCTGGCTTATATGGTAAATTCAGCAGACCTGGTTTTTGATGGAACAGACAATATGACCACCAGATTTATAATAAATGATGCCTGTGACAAATACGGAATACCATGGGTGTTTACATCCGCTATAGAAATGTATGGTGAATTTAAAGCTATAATACCGGGAAAAACGTCATGCTATGCCTGCTTTAACAGTGAACCTGCTGAATTGCCATCATGTGAAGTAACCGGTGTATTGAATACTGTGCCGGCCCTAATCGCATCATATGGTGTCAACCTTGCCGTGAAAATTTTACTGGATTATGGAATAGATGGCAGCATTTATTTTATAGATGCCTTCAATTTTGAAATTAATAAAATAAATGTTGAGAGAAACAGTAAATGCAGGTGTTGCCATGATAAGGATTATAAGTACCTCGGTAAAGAATATTCGGGCATAGGAAAATCAATTCTTCTATAG
- a CDS encoding DUF6789 family protein yields MGKAGLGAKAGVVAGLVYGILDGIFAYVVLVIFKTDVMKVMSTLAAKETSLGIKVTGAQLYSTDLTLAPVEGIVGGLIIGIILGIIFAYTHNKIPGKNMIIKGEIFGLILWIIFDVLIGAVDISTYGLTYYIASIAFDIIPLVVFGFILGTLYNKWEVKDTPVTDEEFNKMNSGNL; encoded by the coding sequence ATGGGAAAGGCAGGTTTGGGGGCAAAGGCCGGCGTTGTTGCAGGCCTTGTATATGGTATTTTAGATGGCATATTTGCATATGTAGTGCTGGTAATATTTAAAACGGACGTAATGAAAGTTATGTCTACCTTAGCAGCAAAGGAAACTTCACTGGGCATAAAAGTCACAGGTGCACAACTATATTCTACAGACCTTACACTTGCACCTGTAGAGGGTATAGTAGGAGGCCTTATTATCGGTATCATCCTTGGCATAATATTTGCTTATACACATAATAAAATACCGGGCAAGAATATGATTATAAAAGGTGAGATTTTTGGTCTTATTTTATGGATTATATTTGATGTGCTTATCGGCGCAGTAGATATCAGTACATACGGACTTACATATTATATTGCATCCATTGCATTTGATATTATTCCTCTGGTGGTATTTGGATTTATCCTGGGCACACTATATAATAAATGGGAAGTTAAAGATAC